The Diospyros lotus cultivar Yz01 chromosome 15, ASM1463336v1, whole genome shotgun sequence genome has a window encoding:
- the LOC127792137 gene encoding plant intracellular Ras-group-related LRR protein 6 isoform X2: protein MLKSLDVSFNKILSLPEEIGSATSLVKFDCSNNQLNDLPASLGSCLDLLELKASNNCITSLPEDLMKCSKLTKLNVEGNRLTVISENIVGSCTLLTELNASKNLLTAIPQSIGSLSRLICLNFYQNRISSIPPSIIGCSSLLEFYMGNNALSSLPVEIGSLPHLGTLDLHSNQLKEYPVEACKLCLSLLDLSNNSLSGLPLEIGMMTTLRKLLLSGNPLRALRSSLVNGPTPALLKYLRSRLPTDEESGAATPTKDDVISMAARMSLASKELCLGGLGVSAVPSEIWKSSDITKVDLSNNSIEELPIELSSCVSIEALILSKNKIREWPGAVLQSLPNLSCLKLDNNPLRKIPSDGLQAVSKLHILDLSGNTGCLPETAAFSSLPQLQELYLRRMHISEVPSELLRLQQLRVLDLSQNSIHLIPQGFKNLALLSELDLSDNNITILPPELGLLEPSLQVLKLDGNPLRSIRRAILERGTKALLKYLKDKIVEG, encoded by the exons ATGCTAAAATCTTTAGATGTATCTTTTAACAAGATTCTGAGTTTACCCGAAGAAATTGGATCAGCAACTTCTCTGGTCAA GTTTGACTGCTCAAACAACCAACTGAATGATCTTCCTGCCTCACTTGGAAGttgtttagatttattagaaCTCAAG GCTTCTAATAATTGCATTACCAGCTTGCCAGAAGATCTAATGAAGTGTTCAAAACTGACAAAATTAAATGTTGAG GGAAACAGGCTAACAGTGATATCTGAGAATATAGTTGGATCTTGTACCCTGCTTACAGAACTCAACGCAT CAAAAAACTTGCTGACTGCTATACCACAGAGTATTGGGAGTCTTTCACGTCTCATCTGCCTTAACTTCTATCAGAACA GAATTTCTTCAATCCCACCATCAATAATAGGTTGCTCTTCCCTGTTGGAATTTTATATGGG GAACAATGCTTTGTCTTCATTACCAGTAGAGATTGGATCACTTCCTCACTTGGGGACATTGGATCTTCATTCAAACCAG CTTAAGGAGTATCCTGTTGAGGCATGCAAATTGTGCCTTTCACTTTTAGATTTGTCGAACAATTCGTTGTCCGGCTTGCCCCTTGAGATCG GTATGATGACAACTTTGCGGAAACTTCTGCTTTCTGGAAATCCTTTGCGAGCTCTTAGAAG CTCCTTGGTGAATGGACCTACGCCTGCTTTGTTGAAGTATTTAAGGAGTAGACTTCCAACTGATGAAG AGTCTGGAGCTGCTACTCCAACAAAAGATGATGTAATTTCCATGGCAGCTCGAATGTCCCTTGCATCAAAG GAACTCTGTTTAGGAGGCCTTGGTGTGAGTGCTGTTCCATCAGAAATATGGAAGTCAAGTGATATCACAAAAGTTGATCTTTCTAACAATTCAATTGAAGAGTTACCTATTGAACTTTCCTCTTGTGTTTCTATTGAG GCTTTGATTTTATCCAAAAACAAGATTAGAGAATGGCCAGGTGCTGTTTTACAGTCACTTCCTAACCTTTCATGTTTGAAGCTGGATAATAATCCACTCAGAAAG ATTCCATCAGACGGACTTCAAGCAGTGTCCAAGCTTCATATTCTGGATCTAAGTGGCAACACTGGTTGCTTACCCGAAACTGCAGCATTTTCTAGCTTACCACAGTTGCAGGAGCTTTACCTGAG AAGGATGCATATATCTGAAGTTCCATCAGAGTTACTAAGACTGCAGCAGTTACGGGTTCTGGATCTCAGCCAAAATTCTATTCACTTAATTCCACAG GGTTTCAAAAATCTTGCTTTGCTTTCTGAGCTTGACCTTTCAGACAACAACATTACTATCCTCCCCCCTGAGCTG GGTTTACTTGAACCTAGCCTGCAGGTTTTGAAACTTGATGGAAACCCATTGAGAAG CATCCGGAGGGCAATTCTGGAACGTGGAACCAAAGCTCTTTTGAAGTACCTGAAGGACAAAATTGTTGAGGGCTAG
- the LOC127792137 gene encoding plant intracellular Ras-group-related LRR protein 6 isoform X1 produces MDRVLKAARSSGSLNLSNRSLKEVPGEVYNSLDATGEGEKWWEAVELQKLILAHNNIESLREDLRNLSLLSVLNVSHNNLTHLPAAIGELHMLKSLDVSFNKILSLPEEIGSATSLVKFDCSNNQLNDLPASLGSCLDLLELKASNNCITSLPEDLMKCSKLTKLNVEGNRLTVISENIVGSCTLLTELNASKNLLTAIPQSIGSLSRLICLNFYQNRISSIPPSIIGCSSLLEFYMGNNALSSLPVEIGSLPHLGTLDLHSNQLKEYPVEACKLCLSLLDLSNNSLSGLPLEIGMMTTLRKLLLSGNPLRALRSSLVNGPTPALLKYLRSRLPTDEESGAATPTKDDVISMAARMSLASKELCLGGLGVSAVPSEIWKSSDITKVDLSNNSIEELPIELSSCVSIEALILSKNKIREWPGAVLQSLPNLSCLKLDNNPLRKIPSDGLQAVSKLHILDLSGNTGCLPETAAFSSLPQLQELYLRRMHISEVPSELLRLQQLRVLDLSQNSIHLIPQGFKNLALLSELDLSDNNITILPPELGLLEPSLQVLKLDGNPLRSIRRAILERGTKALLKYLKDKIVEG; encoded by the exons ATGGATCGAGTGCTGAAAGCTGCCAGAAGCTCTGGTTCTCTCAACTTGTCAAACCGTTCGCTCAA GGAAGTACCTGGTGAGGTGTACAACAGCTTGGATGCAACTGGGGAGGGTGAAAAGTGGTGGGAG GCTGTGGAGTTGCAGAAACTGATTTTGGCTCATAACAATATTGAATCTCTAAGAGAAGACCTCAGAAATTTGTCTCTGTTATCTGTGCTGAATGTTAGTCATAACAATCTTACCCACCTCCCAGCTGCAATAGGAGA GCTTCACATGCTAAAATCTTTAGATGTATCTTTTAACAAGATTCTGAGTTTACCCGAAGAAATTGGATCAGCAACTTCTCTGGTCAA GTTTGACTGCTCAAACAACCAACTGAATGATCTTCCTGCCTCACTTGGAAGttgtttagatttattagaaCTCAAG GCTTCTAATAATTGCATTACCAGCTTGCCAGAAGATCTAATGAAGTGTTCAAAACTGACAAAATTAAATGTTGAG GGAAACAGGCTAACAGTGATATCTGAGAATATAGTTGGATCTTGTACCCTGCTTACAGAACTCAACGCAT CAAAAAACTTGCTGACTGCTATACCACAGAGTATTGGGAGTCTTTCACGTCTCATCTGCCTTAACTTCTATCAGAACA GAATTTCTTCAATCCCACCATCAATAATAGGTTGCTCTTCCCTGTTGGAATTTTATATGGG GAACAATGCTTTGTCTTCATTACCAGTAGAGATTGGATCACTTCCTCACTTGGGGACATTGGATCTTCATTCAAACCAG CTTAAGGAGTATCCTGTTGAGGCATGCAAATTGTGCCTTTCACTTTTAGATTTGTCGAACAATTCGTTGTCCGGCTTGCCCCTTGAGATCG GTATGATGACAACTTTGCGGAAACTTCTGCTTTCTGGAAATCCTTTGCGAGCTCTTAGAAG CTCCTTGGTGAATGGACCTACGCCTGCTTTGTTGAAGTATTTAAGGAGTAGACTTCCAACTGATGAAG AGTCTGGAGCTGCTACTCCAACAAAAGATGATGTAATTTCCATGGCAGCTCGAATGTCCCTTGCATCAAAG GAACTCTGTTTAGGAGGCCTTGGTGTGAGTGCTGTTCCATCAGAAATATGGAAGTCAAGTGATATCACAAAAGTTGATCTTTCTAACAATTCAATTGAAGAGTTACCTATTGAACTTTCCTCTTGTGTTTCTATTGAG GCTTTGATTTTATCCAAAAACAAGATTAGAGAATGGCCAGGTGCTGTTTTACAGTCACTTCCTAACCTTTCATGTTTGAAGCTGGATAATAATCCACTCAGAAAG ATTCCATCAGACGGACTTCAAGCAGTGTCCAAGCTTCATATTCTGGATCTAAGTGGCAACACTGGTTGCTTACCCGAAACTGCAGCATTTTCTAGCTTACCACAGTTGCAGGAGCTTTACCTGAG AAGGATGCATATATCTGAAGTTCCATCAGAGTTACTAAGACTGCAGCAGTTACGGGTTCTGGATCTCAGCCAAAATTCTATTCACTTAATTCCACAG GGTTTCAAAAATCTTGCTTTGCTTTCTGAGCTTGACCTTTCAGACAACAACATTACTATCCTCCCCCCTGAGCTG GGTTTACTTGAACCTAGCCTGCAGGTTTTGAAACTTGATGGAAACCCATTGAGAAG CATCCGGAGGGCAATTCTGGAACGTGGAACCAAAGCTCTTTTGAAGTACCTGAAGGACAAAATTGTTGAGGGCTAG
- the LOC127791356 gene encoding CBS domain-containing protein CBSX5-like, with the protein MAVRLLNYEVADLCLGKPPLRSLSASASLASALSALKSSDDGCISVWSCLHSAGECRCIGKVSMVDVICFLSKDDNLSSPSTALKSPVSALLPKLPGLVCHVEPSSSLLEAIDLILGGAQNLVVPIKTNSRRKQQKSSNSSTSHNGREFCWLTQEDVIRFLLSSIGLFSPIPSMSINALGLITTEFLSVEYHSPASSAVAAISQSLTGQTSVAVVDDYGILIGEISPFTLACCDETVAAAIRTLSAGDLMAYIDCGGPPEDLVRVVEARLKEKNLEGVLDEFTICSSGTPSNSSSSSSDDDSSSVNTPLRRSGRYNRSGSYSARMVRRAEAIVCHSGSSLVAVMIQAIAHRVNYVWVIEEDCSLAGIVTFSNMLKVFRQHLHSLA; encoded by the exons ATGGCAGTTCGCTTACTCAACTATGAGGTAGCTGACCTCTGTCTCGGCAAGCCGCCGCTGAGGTCTCTCTCCGCCTCCGCCTCCCTCGCCTCCGCCTTGTCCGCCCTCAAATCCTCCGACGACGGCTGCATCAGCGTCTGGTCCTGTCTCCACTCCGCCGGAGAGTGCCGTTGCATCGGCAAGGTTTCCATGGTCGACGTTATCTGCTTCCTCTCCAAGGACGACAACCTCTCCTCTCCCTCCACCGCTCTCAAGTCCCCTGTTTCTGCGCTGCTGCCCAAACTTCCCGGCCTGGTCTGCCACGTCGAACCATCCTCCAG tttattggaagccattgaTCTTATCCTTGGAGGCGCTCAGAATCTTGTGGTACCAATAAAGACAAACtcaagaagaaaacaacaaaaatcttCAAATTCTTCCACATCTCACAATGGTCGAGAATTCTGTTGGTTAACACAAGAAGACGTGATCCGATTCCTTCTGAGCTCAATCGGCCTATTCTCGCCCATCCCCTCCATGTCCATTAACGCCCTCGGCCTAATCACCACCGAGTTCTTGTCAGTTGAGTATCACTCACCGGCCTCCTCAGCCGTCGCCGCCATCTCCCAGTCCCTGACGGGGCAAACTTCAGTGGCGGTGGTCGACGATTACGGGATTCTGATCGGGGAGATATCGCCGTTCACCCTCGCGTGCTGCGACGAGACGGTGGCAGCTGCCATTAGGACCCTCTCGGCCGGCGACCTAATGGCCTACATTGACTGCGGGGGGCCGCCGGAGGATCTTGTCCGGGTGGTGGAGGCCCGGTTGAAGGAGAAAAACTTGGAAGGTGTATTGGACGAATTTACCATCTGCTCGTCTGGAACTCCGTCcaattcttcatcttcatcgtcGGACGATGACTCGTCATCGGTTAATACGCCATTAAGAAGATCGGGGAGGTACAACCGGTCGGGCAGCTATTCGGCGAGGATGGTGAGGAGAGCAGAGGCGATAGTTTGCCATTCAGGGAGTTCTTTGGTGGCCGTGATGATTCAAGCGATTGCTCACCGGGTGAATTACGTTTGGGTCATTGAAGAGGATTGTAGCTTGGCTGGAATCGTTACATTTTCTAACATGTTGAAAGTGTTTCGCCAACATTTACATTCCTTGGCCTGA
- the LOC127792190 gene encoding ultraviolet-B receptor UVR8 isoform X1, producing MSDRLRPAPMEDLPSHLILEILSSGRLSAVDLVSLELTSRTFRGTHGLFPQKFRSLVDFAAFQSCEFHPIYASMGPNARKELYDRCSGNWKRVLRFLQSVQQSSNIVETSAGNMQIRTGKYHTLLINKSSVYSCGSSLCGVLGHGPETTQCVAFTRISFPSTAHVAHVSASHNHAAFVMQSGEVFTCGGNSSFCCGHRDTGRPIFRPRLVEALNGIACKQVAAGLNFTMFLTRQGHVYTCGMNAQGQLGHGDTLDRPTPTIVEFLESIGSVVQIAAGPSYALAVMNDGTVHSFGSGTNFCLGHGEQHNELQPRAIHSFRRKCIHIIRVSAGDEHVVALDSSGFVYTWGKGYCGALGHGDEIDKTTPELLNGLKGHVAVQVCASKRKTFVLVDDGSVYGFGWMGFGSLGFPDRGASDKITRPRVLESLKSHHISQVSTGLYHTVVVTNQGRIFGFGDNERAQLGHDTLRGCLEPTEIFIQEMESDAGLVTKSG from the exons ATGTCAGATCGATTAAGGCCTGCTCCAATGGAGGACTTGCCCTCGCATTTGATTCTTGAAATACTGAGCTCAGGTCGTTTGAGCGCGGTTGATCTGGTGTCTTTGGAGCTGACTTCCCGGACTTTTAGGGGAACTCACGGCTTGTTCCCACAAAAGTTCCGATCTTTGGTGGACTTTGCCGCGTTTCAGAGTTGTGAATTCCATCCAATATATGCGTCTATGGGTCCAAATGCTCGCAAGGAGCTTTATGATCGGTGCAGTGGCAACTGGAAGCGGGTTTTGAGGTTCTTGCAATCGGTGCAGCAGTCCTCCAACATTGTTGAGACCTCAGCAGGCAAT ATGCAGATTAGAACGGGCAAGTATCACACATTGCTCATCAACAAGTCATCAGTGTATTCTTGTGGTTCCAGTTTGTGTGGTGTTCTTGGTCATGGGCCTGAAACAACCCAATGTGTGGCATTTACCAGGATTAGTTTCCCATCTACTGCACATGTGGCCCATGTCTCGGCCTCCCACAATCATGCTGCTTTTGTCATGCAATCTGGAGAG GTTTTTACGTGTGGAGGTAATTCATCATTTTGTTGTGGACATAGAGATACAGGTCGTCCAATATTCAGGCCCAGACTTGTGGAAGCATTAAATGGAATCGCTTGCAAGCAG GTTGCTGCAGGGCTTAATTTTACCATGTTCCTCACAAGACAAGGCCATGTCTACACATGTGGAATGAATGCACAGGGACAGCTTGGCCATGGTGACACCCTTGATAGGCCGACACCCACAATTGTAGAATTTCTTGAGAGCATTGGATCTGTAGTTCAGATTGCTGCTGGTCCAAGTTATGCCTTGGCTGTCATGAATGATGGGACAGTCCACTCATTTGGGTCTGGTACCAATTTCTGCCTTGGCCATGGAGAGCAACACAATGAGCTACAGCCACGTGCAATCCACTCATTTAGAAGAAAGTGTATCCACATTATTCGTGTCTCTGCTGGCGATGAGCATGTTGTTGCACTTGATTCTAGTGGATTT GTGTATACTTGGGGCAAAGGCTACTGTGGTGCATTGGGCCATGGAGATGAGATTGACAAGACTACTCCAGAACTCTTGAATGGTCTAAAGGGCCATGTTGCTGTGCAG GTTTGTGCAAGTAAGAGGAAAACCTTTGTGCTGGTGGATGATGGTTCTGTTTATGGCTTTGGATGGATGGGTTTTGGTAGCCTTGGATTTCCCGACAGGGGCGCATCTGACAAAATCACTAGGCCTCGAGTCTTGGAAAGCTTAAAATCTCATCATATTTCACAAGTAAGCACGGGCCTCTACCACACTGTTGTAGTCACTAACCAGGGGCGAATCTTTGGATTTGGAGATAATGAAAGAGCACAACTTGGGCACGATACTTTGAGGGGATGCCTCGAACCAACTGAAATTTTTATTCAGGAAATGGAGAGTGATGCGGGGCTTGTAACAAAAAGTGGTTGA
- the LOC127792190 gene encoding ultraviolet-B receptor UVR8 isoform X2 has translation MSDRLRPAPMEDLPSHLILEILSSGRLSAVDLVSLELTSRTFRGTHGLFPQKFRSLVDFAAFQSCEFHPIYASMGPNARKELYDRCSGNWKRVLRFLQSVQQSSNIVETSAGNIRTGKYHTLLINKSSVYSCGSSLCGVLGHGPETTQCVAFTRISFPSTAHVAHVSASHNHAAFVMQSGEVFTCGGNSSFCCGHRDTGRPIFRPRLVEALNGIACKQVAAGLNFTMFLTRQGHVYTCGMNAQGQLGHGDTLDRPTPTIVEFLESIGSVVQIAAGPSYALAVMNDGTVHSFGSGTNFCLGHGEQHNELQPRAIHSFRRKCIHIIRVSAGDEHVVALDSSGFVYTWGKGYCGALGHGDEIDKTTPELLNGLKGHVAVQVCASKRKTFVLVDDGSVYGFGWMGFGSLGFPDRGASDKITRPRVLESLKSHHISQVSTGLYHTVVVTNQGRIFGFGDNERAQLGHDTLRGCLEPTEIFIQEMESDAGLVTKSG, from the exons ATGTCAGATCGATTAAGGCCTGCTCCAATGGAGGACTTGCCCTCGCATTTGATTCTTGAAATACTGAGCTCAGGTCGTTTGAGCGCGGTTGATCTGGTGTCTTTGGAGCTGACTTCCCGGACTTTTAGGGGAACTCACGGCTTGTTCCCACAAAAGTTCCGATCTTTGGTGGACTTTGCCGCGTTTCAGAGTTGTGAATTCCATCCAATATATGCGTCTATGGGTCCAAATGCTCGCAAGGAGCTTTATGATCGGTGCAGTGGCAACTGGAAGCGGGTTTTGAGGTTCTTGCAATCGGTGCAGCAGTCCTCCAACATTGTTGAGACCTCAGCAGGCAAT ATTAGAACGGGCAAGTATCACACATTGCTCATCAACAAGTCATCAGTGTATTCTTGTGGTTCCAGTTTGTGTGGTGTTCTTGGTCATGGGCCTGAAACAACCCAATGTGTGGCATTTACCAGGATTAGTTTCCCATCTACTGCACATGTGGCCCATGTCTCGGCCTCCCACAATCATGCTGCTTTTGTCATGCAATCTGGAGAG GTTTTTACGTGTGGAGGTAATTCATCATTTTGTTGTGGACATAGAGATACAGGTCGTCCAATATTCAGGCCCAGACTTGTGGAAGCATTAAATGGAATCGCTTGCAAGCAG GTTGCTGCAGGGCTTAATTTTACCATGTTCCTCACAAGACAAGGCCATGTCTACACATGTGGAATGAATGCACAGGGACAGCTTGGCCATGGTGACACCCTTGATAGGCCGACACCCACAATTGTAGAATTTCTTGAGAGCATTGGATCTGTAGTTCAGATTGCTGCTGGTCCAAGTTATGCCTTGGCTGTCATGAATGATGGGACAGTCCACTCATTTGGGTCTGGTACCAATTTCTGCCTTGGCCATGGAGAGCAACACAATGAGCTACAGCCACGTGCAATCCACTCATTTAGAAGAAAGTGTATCCACATTATTCGTGTCTCTGCTGGCGATGAGCATGTTGTTGCACTTGATTCTAGTGGATTT GTGTATACTTGGGGCAAAGGCTACTGTGGTGCATTGGGCCATGGAGATGAGATTGACAAGACTACTCCAGAACTCTTGAATGGTCTAAAGGGCCATGTTGCTGTGCAG GTTTGTGCAAGTAAGAGGAAAACCTTTGTGCTGGTGGATGATGGTTCTGTTTATGGCTTTGGATGGATGGGTTTTGGTAGCCTTGGATTTCCCGACAGGGGCGCATCTGACAAAATCACTAGGCCTCGAGTCTTGGAAAGCTTAAAATCTCATCATATTTCACAAGTAAGCACGGGCCTCTACCACACTGTTGTAGTCACTAACCAGGGGCGAATCTTTGGATTTGGAGATAATGAAAGAGCACAACTTGGGCACGATACTTTGAGGGGATGCCTCGAACCAACTGAAATTTTTATTCAGGAAATGGAGAGTGATGCGGGGCTTGTAACAAAAAGTGGTTGA